The DNA region GCTTCCTCCGTATGTTTTTTGCCATTTTATGTTTCCTTCTTTGTCAAGCCTGAGAACCCAAACGTCCTCCTCACCAGCGCCGAAGCTGTAGGTATAGCCTGCTACAATGATGTCACCGTTGGGTGCTACTGCAACCGCGTAAGCCACATCAAGGTCTTTTCCTCCGTAGGTTTTGAACCACTTGACGTTCCCGTCCTTGTCCAGCCGAGCAACGAACGCGTCTTCTTCTCTTACCCCGGCGATGATTATGTCGCCGTTTTCCGCAAGGGCCACGGCACCAGCTACACCCCACCCATAAGTCTTCGCCCAGTAGGACATCATATCACCCCCACGAAGTAGCTGGAGCCGTCTGCTTTAACACCCGGTGTCGCCACTAAAAGCGAAAAGGCCAGGATTAGAGCCAAGACCGCGGAGAGTTTCTTCATCCTCTCACCTCCTTTGGAACATCATTTCCACACCACCACCGTCACGTTGTCCTTCGTGACCGGGAGGGCCTCCTCGATGAGCCTCCTGGCGATTTCCTCCGCATTTTTACCCCGCGAAGCTATCTCGATTATCCTGCCTTCATCCACGTAGTCATGCAGCCCATCAGAGCTGAGCAGCAGAACGTCCCCTTTTTTGAGCCCCCACTCGTAGAGGTCAACACCGAAGTCAATGCCCAGGGCTTTCGTTATGATGTTCCTCATCGGGTGCCTCCGTGCTTCATCCCCAGTTATCTCTCCCCTGTCAAGGAGCTCCTGGACGAGAGAGTGGTCCTTGGTCCTGGCGGCGATTTTGCCGTCCCTTATCAGGTGGGCCCTGCTGTCGCCGGTGTTGGCCACTATGGCCTTTCCGTTCCTCACGAAGGCGGTAACCAGCGTCGTCCCCATGCCCGTCTTCTCACCGACGGCGTTCTCCTTTATCCTCCCGTGGGCGAGCTCGTGGGCCTTCCTGAGGAGCTCCCTGACCTCTTCATCGCCCATCCCCCTTCTGTACATCCCAAAGACTTCCCTGAGTGTATCAACGGCCATTTGCGAGGCAACTTCGCCCGCGTTGTGGCCGCCGAGGCCGTCGGCAACCGCAAGGAGGTAGCCATCGGGGAGCTCCATGACGAGGAGGTTGTCCTCGTTGTTCTCCCTGTTGCCGACGTGACTTACCCCAAAGGCCCTACCCGCTTTTACCTCCACGGCATTTTCGGTTCCGGTCATGTCTTTACCTCCTTTTCTCATATAAACGTAAGCGCCTGCGCCTCCCAGTGCGAGAAGCGCAAGGGTTACCAGCAGGTGGGTCTTTGACCATTTTCCCGCGGGCAAGGAAGGGGAGCAGGGGGTGGTGCAGTTCTTACTCACGTCCATTCCTGTGACAGTGGCGGTCAGGTTCACAGGCGGGGAGTTGATGGTGAGCTTTCCGGGGAGGGATTCAAGCTCAACCGTGATGCCGGGTGGGAGGTTGGGGCTCATAGGGGTTCCCCCCGTATGAAACCCATTCACGTAAACCCCGGCTCCCCCGGAGGTTGCAACCTGAAGCTCCCGGGCTTCCACCTGGAGGAGGAAAAGAAAGACCAGAAACAGCGGAGTTTTCTTCATTCTTCAACCTCCCTCTGCACCTTGTGGAGGAGTACTTCGAGCTCGTCCAGCGTGCTCTTGCTTATCGGCACGCTCTCGCGCATCATGACTTCGAACTGGCCTATCGCGTTCTCAAGCTCCTCCCTGTGCTCCTTTGAGAATGCCTTCAAGTCCTCAAGCGTTTTAATTAGCTCGACCTTATCGTTGAGCTGAGCGAGGAGTAAAGCGTTCCTGCTCAGCTGTTCCACCAGCCGTCTGCGTAGCTTTCTGAGTTCTTTGCTGTCAGTGGTCAGGCTCATGGTTGTTTTTGTCTTCTCGATCTCCTCGGCGAGCCTGGCTTTCTCCTCCTCAAGCTTCCTGATGAGTTCAAGGTCTTTCAGGAACTCGTCGACGCTCTGATAGCGGTCTTCCTTTCTCTTCGCTAAGAGCTTCTCAAAGATTCCGTCGTACTTCGCCAGTTTACTGTCGAAGTGGCTTGGAGGAATGGGCTTAACGTCAGGGTTTATTACCTTGGCCACGACCGCGGCCGGGGAAGTCCCCTGATAGGGGAGCTCGCCGGTTAGGAGTTCGTAGAAGATGAGGCCGAGCTGGTAGATGTCCGTCCTCTGGTCGGTGTGGCCGTAAGTTTCCTCGTCCAGCTGTTCTGGGGCCGCGTAGAGAAGGGTTAATCCTCTGGTGGTCGTTGCCGTTGTGGAGGCCGCTCCGACCTTAGCCAGCCCCCAGTCGGTGATTTTCGGAGTTAAATCGCTCTTTATCAGGACGTTCTGGGGCTTCAAATCCCTGTGGAAGATACGCTTGCTGTGGGCGTGTTTCAATCCCTCGGCAATGCCCCTAACGAAGTGCAACGCCTTCTCCTCGTCAACAGGCTTCGGGTACTTTCCGAGGTCCCTGATGGTTTTCCCGTTGATCTTTACACCGTCCACGAACTCTATCTCGAGGTGTGGTAAAGGCTCGTCGAAGGCGTTGTAGAGTTTGACGATGTTCGGGTGGTCGAGCAAACTCCACGCCTTAGCCTCCTTGAGGAGGAACTTCCTGGCCTTTTCGTCAAGGTTTGGGATTTTGAGGGCGACGATTTTGCCGTCATCTTTTCGTTTCACTTTGAATACTTTTGCGAAGCCGCCCTCGCCGAGGAATTCGAGGGGCTCGTACTTGTCCAAAAGCTCGGGCGGGAAGCCCGGAAACGCCGGAGGCTTCCCCGCCGGGGCAGGCGCCGGGGGCTTTTCTTTCTTCTCTGGTGCGGTTTTTCCTGCGCTTTCTGGTGAAGGTTTGGGCTTCCCACTCCCGGTTTTAGCAGCCACACCACCAATAAGGCGGAGAAGTGCACCGATAAGGCGGAAGAGTGCGATGCCGAGGAGTATGAAGCCGAGGAGTATGAGGCCAAGGAATATGAGGCCGAGGAGGATGTCAGTTTTAGAGATTCCCCCCTCCGTTGACCTCCCAACGGTTTGGGTTTGTGAGTTCGTTACCTGGGATGAATTACTCGTGCTTGTGGATAAAGATGAACTTCCAGTAGTTGATGGCGAAGGTGAATTAGTCGTCACCCGGGATGAACTAGTCGCCTGAATTGGGGTTAGGCTCGCTGTAATGCTCGCCTCCCCTCCAGGAGTTACCGTTACGGTTTTCGTGAAGTCCTGGTAACCCTGCTTGACGATCTTAACAGTGTGCTCCCCCGTCGGGAGCTTGTAATTCTCAATTGGCGTATCCCCAACGTAGGAGTCATCGATGAAAACTCTGGCCCCGCTCGGATCAGAATAAACCGTCAAATAGCCATAGGGCGGCGTTGTTGATGTTATTAATGTTGCCGAAATCGCCTTGCTCTCCTCCGGACTGAGGGTTATTGTTGTCCTGTACTCCTGGTAACCATCCTTTATCAGTATTATCGAGTGCGTTCCCGGCGGAACTTGAATCGTTAGGGGCGTTTCCCCCGCATAAGAACCATCGAGGATGACTTTTGCCCCGGATGGGTTTGACTGAATCGTTAGGGTAGCAGGGGAATATTGGGTCTGAACTACGAGACTGGCCGGGAGCGGGTAAACGTTTGAGTCCTCAACTTGAGCATTGGAAACGTGGACTTCAGCGTTCGGGGATGTTATGATGGGGTTTGGAACATTCACTTTCGCGTCGGAATTTTTGGAAAAGTCAGGCAGGTTTCCGTCCGGAGGGAGGCGGAGAACCCAAGCATCCCACCCACCAGCGCCGAAGCTTGCAGTAACGCCTGCCACGATGATGTCACCGTTGGGTGCTACTGCAACCGCGTGAGCCTCATCATGACCGCTTCCCCCGTATGTTTTCTGCCATTTTATGTTTCCATCAGCGTCAAGCCTGAGAACCCAAACGAAGCTTGAAGTATAGCCTGCCACGATGATGTCCTCGTTATCTGCCAAAGCAACCGCGCGAGCCCAGCTCCCACCGTATGTTTTTTGCCATTTTATGTTTCCATCCTCGTCAAGCCTGAGAATCCAAACGTCAGCGTTAGAACCTACCCAATCTGTTAGCCCATAGTAGCCTGCTACGATGATGTCCCCGTTATCTGCCAAAGCAACTGCATAAACCCAATCCCCGTGGCTTCCTCCGTATGTTTTTTGCCATTTTACGTTGCCGTTCTCGTCAAGTCTAAGAACCCAAACGTCCCCACCACCAGCACCGAAGCTCCAAGTATAACCAGCCACTATGATGTCCTCGTTATCTGCCAAAGCAACCGCGCGAGCCCAGCTCCCACCGTATGTTTTTTGCCATTTTATGTTTCCATTGGCATCAAGCCTGAGAACCCAAAAGTAATGCCCACTAGCGCCGAAGCTTTCAGTATAGCCTGCTACGATGATGTCCCCGTTATCTGCTAAAGCAACCGCGGAAGCCCTATCAGAACTGATTCCACCGTATGTTTTTTGCCATTTTATGTTTCCATTCTTGTCAAGTCTCAGAACCCAAACGTCCTCATAACCAGCGCCGAAGCTTGAAGT from Thermococcus zilligii AN1 includes:
- a CDS encoding PP2C family protein-serine/threonine phosphatase, whose translation is MKKTPLFLVFLFLLQVEARELQVATSGGAGVYVNGFHTGGTPMSPNLPPGITVELESLPGKLTINSPPVNLTATVTGMDVSKNCTTPCSPSLPAGKWSKTHLLVTLALLALGGAGAYVYMRKGGKDMTGTENAVEVKAGRAFGVSHVGNRENNEDNLLVMELPDGYLLAVADGLGGHNAGEVASQMAVDTLREVFGMYRRGMGDEEVRELLRKAHELAHGRIKENAVGEKTGMGTTLVTAFVRNGKAIVANTGDSRAHLIRDGKIAARTKDHSLVQELLDRGEITGDEARRHPMRNIITKALGIDFGVDLYEWGLKKGDVLLLSSDGLHDYVDEGRIIEIASRGKNAEEIARRLIEEALPVTKDNVTVVVWK
- a CDS encoding protein kinase domain-containing protein, whose translation is MKKLPTVLALTLAFSLLAVQIPAVTAGASNYWAKSYGGQSDDFINDVKVLPDGGIIAVGSTASFGAGEKDVLVMKLNPDGSLAWAKTYGGIDYDEASAVALADNGDIIVAGHTSSFGAGYEDVWVLRLDKNGNIKWQKTYGGISSDRASAVALADNGDIIVAGYTESFGASGHYFWVLRLDANGNIKWQKTYGGSWARAVALADNEDIIVAGYTWSFGAGGGDVWVLRLDENGNVKWQKTYGGSHGDWVYAVALADNGDIIVAGYYGLTDWVGSNADVWILRLDEDGNIKWQKTYGGSWARAVALADNEDIIVAGYTSSFVWVLRLDADGNIKWQKTYGGSGHDEAHAVAVAPNGDIIVAGVTASFGAGGWDAWVLRLPPDGNLPDFSKNSDAKVNVPNPIITSPNAEVHVSNAQVEDSNVYPLPASLVVQTQYSPATLTIQSNPSGAKVILDGSYAGETPLTIQVPPGTHSIILIKDGYQEYRTTITLSPEESKAISATLITSTTPPYGYLTVYSDPSGARVFIDDSYVGDTPIENYKLPTGEHTVKIVKQGYQDFTKTVTVTPGGEASITASLTPIQATSSSRVTTNSPSPSTTGSSSLSTSTSNSSQVTNSQTQTVGRSTEGGISKTDILLGLIFLGLILLGFILLGIALFRLIGALLRLIGGVAAKTGSGKPKPSPESAGKTAPEKKEKPPAPAPAGKPPAFPGFPPELLDKYEPLEFLGEGGFAKVFKVKRKDDGKIVALKIPNLDEKARKFLLKEAKAWSLLDHPNIVKLYNAFDEPLPHLEIEFVDGVKINGKTIRDLGKYPKPVDEEKALHFVRGIAEGLKHAHSKRIFHRDLKPQNVLIKSDLTPKITDWGLAKVGAASTTATTTRGLTLLYAAPEQLDEETYGHTDQRTDIYQLGLIFYELLTGELPYQGTSPAAVVAKVINPDVKPIPPSHFDSKLAKYDGIFEKLLAKRKEDRYQSVDEFLKDLELIRKLEEEKARLAEEIEKTKTTMSLTTDSKELRKLRRRLVEQLSRNALLLAQLNDKVELIKTLEDLKAFSKEHREELENAIGQFEVMMRESVPISKSTLDELEVLLHKVQREVEE